In Halarcobacter bivalviorum, a genomic segment contains:
- a CDS encoding heavy metal translocating P-type ATPase, with translation MNNQFKIVHQTKNRIRYKYSLLDNQYLDENILKKDLEKLKGVEAVRVNKTAKSVIINFEDEATIKEVEKRLVTLTLEDLLESCKNEAVCVSCISEEDPSLKGIIRASSALLAERLTKNDFLKASISSFAAAPLLLEGSKELFEEGLTSKVLESAAVGISLYRKDYLAANSTNAMLELGEYIEETTVHKSDDLLKELAKPNVEEAWIEKIVKGKVTEVLVKSSEIKTGDVVIVGVGNTVPVDGHILDGSASVNEVSMTGEAEPIMKQRGDRVISGTIVEDGRLRIWAEYVGADTATQRIKHYIENSLNEKSSVQLKATKLADKLVPVTLGLAGTSYLLTKDFERMASILQADYSCALKLATPVAFKTTISKAGHNGIMIKGAKSIESLSSADTFVFDKTGTLTEGELEVISVESYDEQWSEEDLLNLTASTEEHYFHPVAEAVVKAAKEKGFVHMHHEEVEFIVAHGVKTEVEGKQVVIGSRHFLEDDEKIDFGNAKTRIQKSLDNGKTLLYIGFDGKLLGTISLADNLRKNAKASIKRLRELGVKNIVMLTGDTKKKASMIAEELDIDEVRAELLPTDKAKIVKELMDEGKKVAFVGDGINDAPALISAHVGISMSRGADIAKATADVSLLKDDIAAVVEAKELANDTMKLINNNFNATVGINSAILAGATFGLFSPIQTAVLHNGTTIGLLLNSIKGVKVKSKSI, from the coding sequence ATGAATAATCAATTTAAAATAGTACACCAAACTAAAAATAGAATTAGATATAAATATTCACTTTTAGATAATCAATATTTAGATGAGAATATTTTAAAAAAGGATTTAGAAAAACTAAAGGGTGTAGAAGCTGTAAGAGTTAATAAAACAGCTAAAAGTGTTATTATAAATTTTGAAGATGAAGCTACTATAAAAGAAGTAGAGAAGAGATTAGTAACTTTAACTTTAGAGGATTTATTAGAGTCTTGTAAAAATGAGGCTGTATGCGTCTCTTGTATTAGTGAGGAAGACCCAAGTTTAAAAGGAATTATAAGAGCTAGTTCTGCATTACTTGCAGAAAGGCTTACTAAAAATGATTTTCTTAAAGCTTCAATCTCTTCTTTTGCTGCAGCTCCTTTATTACTTGAAGGAAGCAAAGAACTTTTTGAAGAAGGGCTTACTTCTAAAGTATTAGAAAGTGCAGCAGTTGGTATCTCTTTATATAGAAAAGATTATTTAGCTGCTAACTCTACAAATGCAATGTTAGAGTTAGGAGAGTATATAGAAGAAACAACTGTACATAAAAGTGATGATTTATTAAAAGAGCTTGCTAAGCCAAATGTTGAAGAGGCTTGGATTGAAAAGATTGTTAAGGGTAAAGTTACAGAGGTTTTAGTTAAAAGTAGTGAGATTAAAACAGGTGATGTTGTAATTGTAGGTGTAGGAAATACTGTACCTGTAGATGGACATATCTTAGATGGAAGTGCAAGTGTAAATGAAGTTTCAATGACAGGAGAAGCTGAACCTATTATGAAACAAAGAGGAGATAGAGTTATCTCTGGTACTATTGTAGAAGATGGAAGATTAAGAATTTGGGCTGAATACGTGGGTGCTGATACTGCAACACAAAGAATTAAACACTACATAGAAAACTCTTTAAATGAAAAATCTTCAGTACAATTAAAAGCTACAAAACTAGCTGATAAGTTAGTGCCTGTAACCTTAGGACTTGCTGGAACTTCATATCTTTTAACGAAAGATTTTGAAAGAATGGCTTCTATCTTACAAGCTGATTACTCTTGTGCTTTAAAGCTTGCAACCCCAGTTGCTTTTAAAACAACAATTTCAAAAGCAGGGCATAATGGTATTATGATTAAAGGTGCAAAATCTATTGAATCTTTAAGTAGTGCTGATACTTTTGTTTTTGATAAAACAGGAACTCTGACAGAAGGGGAACTTGAAGTTATCTCTGTAGAGTCATATGATGAGCAGTGGAGTGAAGAAGATTTATTAAATCTTACAGCTTCAACAGAAGAGCACTATTTCCATCCTGTTGCTGAAGCAGTTGTAAAAGCAGCAAAAGAGAAGGGCTTTGTTCATATGCACCATGAAGAGGTTGAGTTTATTGTAGCTCATGGGGTAAAAACAGAGGTTGAAGGAAAACAAGTTGTAATTGGAAGTAGACACTTCTTAGAAGATGATGAAAAGATTGATTTTGGAAATGCAAAAACAAGAATTCAAAAGTCTTTAGACAATGGGAAAACACTTCTTTATATAGGTTTTGATGGAAAACTTTTAGGCACAATCTCTTTAGCTGACAACTTAAGAAAAAATGCAAAAGCTTCAATTAAGAGATTAAGAGAGCTAGGTGTTAAAAATATTGTTATGTTAACAGGAGACACCAAGAAAAAAGCTTCAATGATTGCTGAAGAATTAGATATTGATGAGGTAAGAGCAGAGCTTTTACCAACTGATAAAGCAAAAATTGTAAAAGAGCTTATGGATGAAGGTAAAAAAGTAGCCTTTGTAGGTGATGGAATCAATGATGCTCCCGCACTTATTTCTGCTCATGTGGGTATCTCTATGAGTAGGGGAGCTGATATTGCAAAAGCAACAGCAGATGTAAGTTTATTAAAAGATGATATTGCGGCAGTTGTAGAGGCTAAAGAGCTGGCAAATGATACAATGAAATTAATCAACAATAATTTTAATGCAACAGTAGGAATAAACTCTGCTATTTTAGCAGGAGCTACCTTTGGACTATTTTCTCCAATACAAACAGCAGTACTACATAATGGTACAACTATTGGCTTATTATTAAACTCTATAAAAGGGGTAAAAGTAAAAAGTAAGAGTATTTAA
- a CDS encoding YtxH domain-containing protein codes for MNQNNNQNMNMNQMGMNPNQQNMYDLNIDNTRVGATPSMNINQNPYINPQPNQQFGAPATQNQGLFNNSDFVKGALIGAAVTFLLTNKGAQETIMKAASKGSELFQAGMEELKERYEDAKAQMEANQNQ; via the coding sequence ATGAATCAAAACAATAATCAAAATATGAATATGAATCAAATGGGAATGAATCCAAATCAACAAAATATGTATGATTTAAATATAGATAATACAAGAGTTGGAGCAACTCCTTCAATGAATATAAATCAAAATCCATATATCAATCCTCAACCTAATCAACAGTTTGGGGCTCCTGCTACTCAAAATCAAGGTTTATTTAATAACTCTGATTTTGTAAAGGGTGCTTTAATTGGTGCAGCAGTAACTTTTCTTTTAACAAATAAAGGGGCTCAAGAGACTATTATGAAAGCAGCTTCAAAAGGAAGTGAACTTTTTCAAGCAGGAATGGAAGAGTTAAAAGAGAGATATGAAGATGCAAAAGCTCAAATGGAAGCAAATCAAAATCAATAG
- a CDS encoding ferritin-like domain-containing protein — translation MPVNLDEALLISQRIDVNDPQPIVSQALRIAIYDECKAYEAYVRIIEKFGLVQPFVHIKESEARHYSALISLLQKYNVEVPVNDWHLKIEAPNSFIEACELGVASEIQNIAMYDNLLQHVQEADIRDVFYQLQAHSYNNHLPAFRNCILNHYSVANDVQGFNQEQVMNKIGEYQMILEDMLNGNMDETKLTKLFSKLNISMVSGAALGAAAVAFLNDYMNKQNKE, via the coding sequence TTGCCAGTAAATTTAGATGAGGCTTTATTAATTAGCCAACGGATTGATGTGAATGATCCTCAACCAATAGTTTCTCAAGCTCTTAGAATTGCAATTTATGATGAATGTAAAGCCTATGAAGCTTATGTAAGAATTATTGAAAAGTTTGGGTTAGTTCAACCTTTTGTTCATATAAAAGAGTCTGAAGCTAGACACTATTCAGCTTTAATCTCTTTATTACAAAAGTATAATGTGGAAGTACCAGTTAATGATTGGCACTTAAAAATTGAAGCACCAAATAGTTTTATAGAAGCATGCGAACTAGGTGTAGCAAGTGAGATACAAAATATAGCTATGTATGATAATCTTTTACAACATGTTCAAGAAGCTGATATTAGAGATGTTTTTTATCAACTACAAGCACACTCATATAATAATCATCTTCCTGCTTTTAGAAATTGTATTTTAAACCATTATAGTGTAGCAAATGATGTTCAAGGTTTTAATCAAGAACAAGTTATGAATAAAATTGGCGAATATCAGATGATTTTAGAAGATATGTTAAATGGAAATATGGATGAAACAAAACTTACAAAGTTATTTTCAAAGTTAAATATCTCAATGGTTTCAGGTGCAGCATTAGGTGCAGCAGCGGTTGCGTTTTTAAATGACTATATGAATAAACAAAATAAGGAGTAA
- a CDS encoding diguanylate cyclase, whose product MNINKKVSLLFVLIFILSFLFISIIVKNRIVNIENIEEKIIINNIKKVQNILNNYYEKIKNISYEYSTHSHIIDIVKNRDKEKLNSFFNNKPDFMKKLNLTYFILLDKDKNPLFSKYYDLTSDEELYASKELFTYLKKSDLSKLDSKNKYLTLNFEKILFSVEKIIVNNEIEGYIFTARAINSTFLTKVSEVIEDYASLVTNYGLKDIQKLKYENEEISYSIKKNSEENLFYYLEFYDLFEKENFYIRFQNKREVYNNMIIELKYILSLFLAMFLITMIIFFIFMNKLFVNRINYITSVVKKVSLNETLKYKLKVSYDDEISYLVRKINEMFRVINAQQDLTLKKERDFLQSVLDTQQNIIMITDGKEIQSVNRKFHEIFNSTENFLENIALIDNKTKANFIAVAKRYNNKDIPAKFKFTDEERYFTFHVSKLDIRKYLICMNDVSTLNHKINHLTFRATTDELTSVYNKATITNYAKRWLENKDFSMIIFDIDYFKKINDTYGHYVGDVILKELSKLISSEISKNDILGRFGGEEFLLLIDDTSSLNIIKIANRIRKVVEAKLFLVDEHKIYITISMGCTVCIYDEEFEIIYKRADEALYEAKKNGRNRVVFY is encoded by the coding sequence ATGAATATTAATAAAAAAGTTTCTCTTCTTTTTGTTTTGATTTTTATACTTTCTTTTTTATTCATTTCAATAATTGTAAAAAATAGAATAGTAAATATTGAAAATATAGAAGAGAAAATTATTATAAATAATATAAAAAAAGTTCAAAATATTCTTAATAACTATTATGAAAAGATTAAGAATATTAGTTATGAATACTCTACTCATAGCCATATTATTGATATTGTAAAAAATAGAGATAAGGAGAAACTAAATAGCTTTTTTAATAATAAACCAGATTTTATGAAGAAACTCAATTTAACTTATTTTATTCTTTTGGATAAAGATAAAAATCCTTTATTTTCTAAATATTATGATCTAACTTCAGATGAGGAACTATATGCTTCTAAAGAGCTTTTTACATATCTAAAAAAGAGTGATTTAAGTAAACTAGATTCTAAAAACAAATATCTAACTTTAAATTTTGAAAAGATACTATTTAGTGTTGAAAAGATTATAGTTAATAATGAGATAGAAGGTTATATTTTTACTGCAAGAGCTATTAACTCTACTTTTTTAACAAAAGTGAGTGAAGTAATAGAGGATTATGCAAGTTTAGTTACAAATTATGGTTTAAAAGATATTCAAAAATTAAAATATGAAAATGAAGAGATAAGTTATAGTATTAAAAAAAATAGTGAAGAGAATCTATTTTATTATTTAGAGTTTTATGATTTATTTGAAAAAGAGAATTTTTATATTAGATTCCAAAATAAACGAGAAGTTTACAATAATATGATTATTGAATTAAAGTATATTTTATCTCTTTTTTTAGCTATGTTTTTAATAACAATGATTATCTTCTTTATTTTTATGAATAAACTTTTTGTAAATAGAATAAATTATATTACCAGTGTAGTAAAAAAAGTCTCTTTAAATGAGACTTTAAAATATAAGTTGAAAGTTAGTTATGATGATGAAATTTCATATTTAGTAAGAAAAATAAATGAGATGTTTCGTGTTATAAATGCTCAGCAAGATTTAACATTAAAAAAAGAGAGAGATTTTTTACAGTCTGTTTTAGATACTCAACAAAATATTATTATGATTACAGATGGAAAAGAGATTCAAAGTGTAAATAGAAAATTCCATGAAATTTTTAATAGTACAGAAAACTTTTTAGAAAATATTGCCCTAATTGATAATAAAACAAAAGCAAATTTTATTGCTGTTGCAAAACGATATAACAATAAAGATATTCCTGCAAAATTTAAATTTACTGATGAAGAAAGATACTTTACTTTTCATGTTTCTAAATTAGATATTAGAAAATATTTAATTTGTATGAATGATGTTTCTACTTTAAATCATAAAATTAATCATCTAACTTTTAGAGCAACAACAGATGAGCTTACAAGTGTTTATAATAAAGCTACAATAACAAATTATGCAAAAAGATGGTTAGAGAATAAAGACTTCTCTATGATAATTTTTGATATTGATTACTTTAAAAAAATCAATGATACTTATGGACATTATGTGGGAGATGTAATTTTAAAAGAGTTATCAAAACTTATCTCTTCTGAAATCTCTAAAAATGATATTTTAGGAAGATTTGGTGGAGAAGAGTTCTTACTTTTGATAGATGATACTTCAAGTTTAAATATAATTAAAATAGCAAATAGAATAAGAAAAGTGGTTGAAGCCAAACTTTTCCTTGTAGATGAACATAAAATTTATATAACTATTTCTATGGGATGTACGGTTTGTATTTATGATGAAGAGTTTGAAATAATTTATAAAAGAGCCGATGAAGCTTTATATGAAGCTAAAAAAAATGGAAGGAATAGGGTTGTTTTTTATTAA
- a CDS encoding Fur family transcriptional regulator — MNKKHGITFETFLKNFKLHVSKLGFKNSIQKDYILKILFYCDEHLTAEQIAHKVKVEYNIDVGIATVYRTVKFFEDLNLIDSLDVGDSVKRYELKIAEHHDHLVCTSCHKIIEFTDEVIEEKQEDIAKENNFILKDHAMIIYGLCEDCQ, encoded by the coding sequence ATGAATAAAAAGCATGGAATAACTTTTGAAACATTTTTAAAAAACTTTAAACTGCATGTTTCTAAGTTAGGGTTTAAAAACTCAATTCAAAAAGATTATATTTTAAAGATTCTTTTCTATTGTGATGAACACTTAACTGCAGAACAGATTGCACATAAAGTAAAAGTTGAGTACAACATTGATGTTGGTATTGCTACAGTATATAGAACTGTAAAGTTTTTTGAAGATTTAAATTTAATTGATAGTTTAGATGTTGGAGACAGTGTAAAAAGATATGAGCTTAAAATTGCTGAACATCATGACCATTTAGTTTGCACTTCTTGTCATAAAATAATTGAATTTACAGATGAAGTAATTGAAGAAAAACAAGAAGATATTGCAAAAGAAAATAATTTTATCTTAAAAGATCATGCAATGATTATTTATGGTTTATGTGAAGATTGTCAATAA
- a CDS encoding imelysin family protein — protein MNKTKLLTASISFAAALAFAGCAASNTDAKTHSHMQMKKVDILSAYAKIANENYTDALNDAKALQSAINDFAKNPTEETLQEAKNAWLKSRESYGQTEIFRLSNGPIDAEEGWVSEKYGALEGQLNAWPLDENMIDYTIDANGKRTAGNIIDTTGEFNPGGEDSKAVDVTTITIDALTDLNENGGEANVSTGYHAVEFILWGQDQDYSNFVKDAITNGAKTAGQRPLSDFTSDVNSQRRLAYLKAASEKIVADLEVVASAWSKDGLYQAAFQGKLSGENSSKNLSREEALKQVIAGMGVFIKSELANERIAVAVLTPSEEDEHSCFSDNTHRDIVTNYQGFKNILTSTYNGKSYGLSLLDKVSTEDKARIEKLMASIEEKIALVDKTAKTKEHFDYQIQPDNPMAKVIVKLKNEMRKLGDEMVTVAKANGISLSTDDVTDPEETKI, from the coding sequence ATGAATAAAACAAAACTATTAACAGCAAGTATTAGTTTTGCAGCTGCATTAGCTTTTGCTGGTTGTGCCGCTTCAAATACAGATGCTAAAACTCATTCTCATATGCAAATGAAAAAAGTAGATATCCTAAGTGCTTATGCAAAAATTGCAAATGAAAATTATACAGATGCTTTAAATGATGCAAAAGCTTTACAGAGTGCTATTAATGACTTTGCTAAAAACCCTACAGAAGAGACTTTACAAGAAGCAAAAAATGCTTGGTTAAAATCAAGAGAATCTTATGGACAAACTGAAATTTTCAGATTATCAAATGGTCCAATTGATGCAGAAGAAGGTTGGGTATCTGAAAAATATGGTGCTTTAGAAGGACAATTAAATGCTTGGCCTTTAGATGAAAATATGATTGACTATACAATTGATGCAAATGGGAAAAGAACTGCTGGGAATATTATTGATACAACTGGAGAATTTAATCCAGGTGGAGAAGATTCAAAAGCTGTAGATGTAACTACTATCACTATTGATGCGTTAACTGATTTAAATGAAAATGGTGGAGAAGCTAATGTTTCTACTGGATACCATGCCGTTGAATTTATCTTATGGGGACAAGACCAAGATTACTCAAACTTTGTAAAAGATGCAATAACAAATGGTGCTAAAACTGCGGGACAAAGACCACTTTCTGATTTTACATCTGATGTTAATTCTCAAAGAAGATTAGCATATTTAAAAGCTGCATCTGAAAAAATTGTTGCAGATTTAGAAGTAGTTGCAAGTGCTTGGTCTAAAGATGGTTTATATCAAGCTGCTTTCCAAGGAAAACTAAGCGGTGAAAATAGTTCTAAAAACCTATCAAGAGAAGAAGCTTTAAAACAAGTTATTGCAGGAATGGGTGTATTTATTAAATCAGAACTTGCAAATGAAAGAATCGCAGTTGCTGTTTTAACTCCATCAGAAGAGGATGAACACTCTTGCTTCTCTGATAATACACATAGAGATATAGTAACAAATTATCAAGGTTTTAAAAATATTTTAACTTCAACATATAATGGTAAGTCTTATGGACTTTCACTATTAGATAAAGTATCAACAGAAGATAAAGCAAGAATTGAAAAATTAATGGCTTCAATCGAAGAAAAAATTGCTTTAGTTGATAAAACTGCAAAAACAAAAGAGCACTTTGATTATCAAATTCAACCAGATAATCCAATGGCAAAAGTTATTGTAAAACTTAAAAATGAGATGAGAAAACTTGGTGATGAAATGGTAACTGTTGCAAAAGCAAATGGAATCTCTTTAAGTACAGATGATGTTACAGATCCAGAAGAAACAAAAATCTAA
- a CDS encoding di-heme oxidoredictase family protein yields MLQIQKKQKSKFKSSYKTLINKSLVAFFATGLFAVLANGSEITEKRDKTTLLKPVKNLSDEEYDKFILGRSFFKIPWVEAPSATTARDGLGPLFNANTCNSCHPNNGRGNLFNEEGKLSRAVIAKLSLPSKGLKEQLEFLEKNALLPEPTYGGQIAINGIHDVKYEAKPEIKFEEIKVKFPDGEVDTILKPTYVLNDLQYGELHKDTIITFRIAPSLNGLGLLEDISEEDILANVDEFDKNKDGISGRANFAYSPLTKKKELGKYSWKANNTSIIHQTADAAINDMGLTTTIFNEDRCTEKQKACKEAPKARDKIDLPDFRLQAIEFYIKKRETFSTKKDKDYKEGLALFKEISCAKCHMDSFTTKSGIEISPFTDLLLHDMGEGLADGRSEFIANGQEWRTAPLWGLSLHDKINTEKPRLLHDGRARDFQEAILWHGGEAKASKEAFMNLPKEKREQLLKFLERL; encoded by the coding sequence ATGTTACAGATCCAGAAGAAACAAAAATCTAAGTTCAAATCAAGCTATAAAACCCTTATAAATAAAAGCCTCGTAGCATTTTTTGCTACTGGGCTTTTTGCAGTTTTAGCTAATGGCTCTGAAATAACAGAAAAAAGAGACAAAACTACTTTATTAAAGCCTGTAAAAAATCTTAGTGATGAAGAGTATGACAAGTTTATATTAGGAAGAAGTTTTTTTAAAATTCCTTGGGTTGAAGCTCCAAGTGCAACGACAGCAAGGGATGGATTAGGACCACTTTTTAATGCAAACACCTGTAATAGTTGTCATCCAAATAATGGTAGAGGTAATCTTTTTAATGAAGAGGGAAAACTATCAAGAGCAGTTATTGCTAAACTTTCACTTCCTTCAAAAGGTTTAAAAGAACAGTTAGAGTTTTTAGAAAAAAATGCTTTACTTCCAGAGCCTACTTATGGAGGACAAATAGCAATAAATGGTATTCATGATGTAAAATATGAAGCTAAACCTGAAATAAAATTTGAAGAGATAAAAGTTAAATTTCCAGATGGAGAAGTTGATACTATTTTAAAACCTACTTATGTATTAAATGATTTACAGTATGGAGAACTTCATAAAGATACAATTATTACTTTTAGAATTGCACCTTCATTAAATGGTTTAGGGCTTTTAGAAGATATTTCAGAAGAAGACATTTTAGCAAATGTTGATGAATTTGATAAAAACAAAGATGGTATTTCTGGACGAGCAAATTTTGCTTATTCTCCCCTTACAAAGAAAAAAGAGTTAGGAAAATACTCTTGGAAAGCTAATAATACCTCAATTATTCATCAAACAGCTGATGCTGCTATAAATGATATGGGTTTAACAACAACTATCTTTAATGAAGATAGATGTACCGAAAAACAAAAAGCTTGTAAAGAAGCACCAAAAGCAAGAGATAAGATAGATCTTCCTGATTTTAGACTTCAAGCAATTGAGTTTTATATTAAAAAAAGAGAGACTTTTAGTACTAAAAAAGATAAAGATTATAAAGAGGGATTAGCCCTATTTAAAGAGATTTCTTGTGCAAAATGTCATATGGATTCTTTTACTACAAAAAGTGGTATTGAGATTTCACCTTTTACAGACTTACTTCTACATGATATGGGAGAAGGTTTAGCTGATGGAAGAAGTGAATTTATAGCAAATGGACAAGAGTGGAGAACTGCACCTTTATGGGGATTATCTCTCCATGACAAAATAAATACAGAAAAACCAAGATTATTACATGATGGAAGAGCTAGAGATTTCCAAGAGGCAATACTTTGGCATGGTGGTGAAGCAAAAGCTTCAAAAGAGGCTTTTATGAATTTACCAAAAGAGAAAAGAGAACAATTATTAAAATTTTTAGAGAGGTTATAG
- a CDS encoding imelysin family protein, with amino-acid sequence MKLFKIIFTLVCLITLSNAAIDKKNERVLNTIYENVILKDSQKAVEDATKLQEAIFQQNIELSKKSFQELIVSWKSIQSLYILGDLNEEYIDTPRLIDIYHHGNEDIKAQLDRALLSKDEPKIALFKNSLKSINALEYLLYAKDLKDERVKDFALTITKKITSHLEDINTEYKKQHKNFLSDLKKANGVLINKLIQNTYKLKEWRIGDVVGLSKKYKDSFDNKRAEYALSKNSSLAIGAILNTYKNVFDNKAYYDYGNYLEDLTHNKQVNVLRESISKAISLNKQIKNDNFKEAKKLYDEANTIHVVLFLDLIEELSINAKIIDADGD; translated from the coding sequence ATGAAATTATTTAAGATAATTTTTACACTTGTATGTTTAATTACTCTATCAAATGCAGCCATTGATAAAAAAAATGAGAGAGTATTAAATACAATTTATGAAAATGTGATTTTAAAAGATTCACAAAAAGCAGTTGAAGATGCAACAAAATTACAAGAAGCTATTTTTCAACAAAACATTGAACTAAGTAAAAAAAGTTTTCAAGAGTTAATTGTATCTTGGAAAAGTATTCAATCTTTATATATCTTAGGAGATTTAAATGAAGAGTATATTGATACACCTAGATTAATTGATATATATCATCATGGAAATGAAGATATAAAAGCACAACTGGATAGAGCTTTATTAAGCAAAGATGAGCCAAAAATTGCTCTGTTTAAAAACTCACTTAAATCAATAAATGCCTTAGAATATCTTTTATATGCTAAAGATTTAAAAGATGAAAGAGTTAAAGACTTTGCATTAACAATCACTAAAAAAATCACTTCTCACTTAGAAGATATTAATACTGAATATAAAAAACAACATAAAAACTTTTTATCTGATTTAAAAAAAGCAAATGGAGTTTTAATCAATAAACTTATTCAAAATACTTACAAACTAAAAGAGTGGAGAATTGGAGATGTTGTAGGATTAAGTAAAAAATATAAAGATAGTTTTGATAATAAAAGAGCTGAATATGCTCTTAGTAAAAACTCCTCTTTAGCAATTGGTGCAATTTTAAATACTTATAAAAATGTTTTTGATAACAAAGCCTATTACGATTATGGAAACTACTTAGAAGACTTAACTCATAACAAACAAGTTAATGTTTTAAGAGAGTCTATTTCAAAAGCTATCTCTTTAAATAAACAAATCAAAAATGATAATTTTAAAGAGGCAAAAAAGCTTTATGATGAAGCAAACACTATTCATGTAGTTCTATTTTTAGATTTGATTGAAGAGTTATCAATCAATGCAAAAATCATTGATGCAGATGGGGATTAA
- a CDS encoding sterol desaturase family protein produces the protein MNSPLLFEYLINPDKRTFWVYIISSIAIGIIYLYFNKKYKRVNFSKTLWLHPSAKLDYYYFILSYFIKTLMIFPIVISANSVALYIRKVLYLEFGFNHINSISYEVVIIFYTVTLFVVSDFTRYWLHRFLHTIPFLWEFHKIHHSAKVLNPLTFYRVHPIENILFGFRYSLSIGFTTGIFLYFFGSKIGVYEVVGANIFVFIFSLLGSNLRHSHIPLNYFSFLEKWFISPKQHQIHHSKKFFDKNYGGYLAIWDRVFGTLKLSNEVQVLKFGLRKEQMKEYNSLKNLLLLPFINILRRRS, from the coding sequence TTGAATTCTCCTTTACTCTTTGAGTACTTAATAAACCCAGATAAAAGAACTTTCTGGGTTTATATTATCTCATCAATTGCTATTGGAATAATCTATTTATACTTTAATAAAAAATATAAAAGAGTAAATTTCTCTAAAACTCTTTGGCTACACCCTAGTGCAAAGCTAGATTATTACTACTTTATTCTTTCATATTTTATTAAGACATTAATGATTTTTCCAATAGTAATTAGTGCAAATAGTGTTGCTTTATATATAAGAAAGGTTCTATATTTAGAGTTTGGTTTTAATCATATAAACTCAATCTCTTATGAAGTTGTTATTATTTTTTATACAGTTACACTTTTTGTTGTAAGTGATTTTACTAGATATTGGTTACATAGATTCCTTCATACAATTCCTTTTCTTTGGGAGTTTCACAAGATACATCATAGTGCAAAAGTTTTAAACCCTTTAACTTTTTATAGAGTTCATCCCATTGAAAATATTCTTTTTGGATTTAGATACTCATTAAGTATTGGTTTTACAACAGGTATCTTTTTATACTTTTTTGGCTCAAAAATTGGAGTTTATGAAGTAGTTGGAGCAAATATCTTTGTCTTTATTTTCTCATTATTAGGTTCAAATTTAAGACATTCTCATATTCCTCTTAACTACTTTAGTTTTTTAGAGAAATGGTTTATCTCTCCAAAACAACATCAAATTCACCATAGTAAAAAGTTTTTTGATAAAAATTATGGTGGATATTTAGCCATTTGGGATAGAGTTTTTGGAACACTAAAACTCTCAAATGAAGTTCAGGTTTTAAAATTTGGGCTAAGAAAAGAGCAAATGAAAGAGTATAACTCACTTAAAAACTTATTACTACTACCATTTATAAATATTTTAAGAAGGAGAAGTTAA